From the genome of Mycoplasma anserisalpingitidis, one region includes:
- a CDS encoding PTS sugar transporter subunit IIA, with product MSKLFNEEMLEFNNIKDWKECVNHGVELLVKNKYATKELADAIFKSTEQFGAYYVLEHGLALLHAAPGPYSLKNGASVMVLNDFVQFNNQEDKYAKVIITLCAVDSHSHLDILQEFAHYFTNEEFKKQLYEAKNIDEVKSLIQKFK from the coding sequence ATGTCAAAATTATTTAACGAGGAAATGCTTGAATTCAACAATATCAAAGACTGAAAAGAATGTGTTAATCATGGTGTTGAACTTTTAGTAAAAAATAAATATGCGACTAAAGAACTTGCAGATGCAATATTCAAATCAACCGAACAATTCGGTGCTTACTATGTTTTAGAACATGGTTTAGCTTTATTACATGCAGCACCAGGACCATATTCATTAAAAAATGGTGCTTCAGTTATGGTTCTTAATGATTTTGTTCAATTTAACAATCAAGAAGATAAATATGCAAAAGTTATTATCACTCTTTGTGCAGTAGACTCGCACTCACACTTAGATATTCTTCAAGAGTTTGCACATTATTTTACAAATGAAGAATTCAAAAAACAACTTTACGAAGCAAAAAATATTGATGAAGTTAAATCTTTAATTCAAAAATTTAAATAA
- a CDS encoding 2-hydroxyacid dehydrogenase has product MKIAFFDAKEYDIKYFNQENNGRHEIVYFKENLNINTAKLAKGFDAICAFVNTYGDKYVLDILASYGVKVWLQRSMGYNKVDLVKAQELGIQVFRIPNYSAESVAEFAMATLMTLNRKLVTASRRVKKYNFSLNGLDGMCVYGSTIGVIGAGKIGQCFINIARGMGARVLVFDIYSETNNPDLAKKMGFEYVTLTKLLKESDFISLHAPLLPSTKHMIDMDAVSIMKKGVIIVNTSRGELIDIKAAIKGLKNNTIAGLASDVLEREEGRFYEDVSTRAEEIQQMDPEWAELIKMKNVLITSHQAFLTNVALTQIARITLDNADNAEKQDFTNALRLLENGRVQNG; this is encoded by the coding sequence GTGAAAATAGCTTTTTTTGATGCCAAAGAATATGACATTAAATACTTTAATCAAGAAAACAATGGAAGACATGAAATAGTTTATTTCAAAGAAAACTTAAACATTAATACTGCTAAATTAGCTAAAGGTTTTGATGCTATTTGTGCTTTTGTTAACACATATGGTGATAAATATGTTTTAGACATTTTAGCAAGTTATGGTGTTAAAGTTTGATTACAAAGATCAATGGGATATAATAAAGTTGACTTAGTTAAAGCTCAAGAATTAGGAATTCAAGTATTTAGAATCCCTAACTATTCTGCTGAATCAGTTGCTGAATTTGCTATGGCAACATTGATGACATTAAACAGAAAATTGGTTACTGCTTCAAGACGTGTTAAAAAATACAACTTCTCATTAAATGGTCTTGATGGAATGTGTGTATATGGTTCAACAATTGGAGTTATTGGTGCTGGAAAAATTGGACAATGTTTTATTAACATTGCCAGAGGAATGGGTGCTAGAGTATTAGTATTCGACATTTACAGTGAAACAAATAATCCAGATTTAGCTAAAAAAATGGGATTTGAATACGTTACTTTAACAAAATTATTAAAAGAAAGTGATTTTATTTCACTTCATGCTCCTTTATTACCATCAACAAAACACATGATTGACATGGATGCAGTTTCAATTATGAAAAAAGGTGTTATTATTGTTAACACATCTAGAGGTGAATTAATTGACATTAAAGCAGCTATTAAAGGTCTTAAAAATAATACAATTGCAGGACTTGCTTCTGACGTTCTTGAACGTGAAGAAGGAAGATTCTATGAAGACGTGTCTACGCGTGCTGAAGAAATACAACAAATGGACCCCGAATGAGCTGAATTAATTAAAATGAAAAATGTTTTAATTACTTCACACCAAGCATTCTTAACAAACGTTGCATTAACTCAAATTGCAAGAATTACCTTAGATAATGCTGACAATGCTGAAAAACAAGATTTTACAAATGCTCTTAGATTATTAGAGAACGGAAGAGTTCAGAACGGATAA
- the ligA gene encoding NAD-dependent DNA ligase LigA codes for MNINQAKNRIEELIELIKKYNHHYYNMDNPIVSDAEYDKLYNELLSLENEFPELITTDSPTQIIGGYAANKFTKFEHNKAMLSLSKAYDFEEIKKFHENIIKKIDEMEVSYALDYKIDGLSISLHYKNGNLIRAVTRGDGITGEDVTENIIQIDSIPQKINYLSDIEIRGEVYISKKTLIEINNRLRSENKQEFANPRNAASGTLRQLDPNIVKQRNLSAFLYEIVDPIKHNLHFQSDVIQFIKELGLPTQNYFKKVTELEEIKEEIEKFAEIKNKLDYDCDGFVIKLNNIDIWEELGYTAKFPRYAIAFKLETESATTKIKEISASVGRTGKITYVANVESVELNQTNVQFATLHNYEFIKELNLNVNDEVKLIKAGEIIPKVIDLVKKNSYGVYPKLLNCPSCNSKLEYIEENVDQFCINENCDEKKVRKLIHFVSRPSLNIVNLGEANIRIFYDFGWIKEVYDIYNLGQFKDEMLKLKSFKDKKINNILESIEKSKNNKLSKLIFALGIKHIGERASKIIAKRISNISELLTYDIDLLENENDFGIKSVESLKKWIANEQNRLTIEKLSEIFKPIEVANTSKKLENLTFVITGTFELKRNELKEIIEQNGGTVSSSVSAKTNYLLCGENPGSKREKAEQLNVSIIDDKFLFNLIK; via the coding sequence ATGAATATTAATCAAGCAAAAAACAGAATAGAAGAACTAATAGAATTAATCAAAAAATATAATCATCATTATTACAATATGGACAACCCTATTGTAAGCGATGCTGAGTATGACAAGTTATATAACGAATTGTTAAGTTTAGAAAATGAATTCCCAGAACTTATTACTACTGACAGTCCAACTCAAATAATTGGTGGTTATGCTGCAAATAAATTCACTAAATTTGAACACAATAAAGCAATGCTTTCTCTCTCAAAAGCTTACGATTTCGAAGAAATAAAAAAATTTCATGAAAATATCATTAAAAAAATTGATGAAATGGAAGTTAGTTATGCATTGGATTATAAAATTGATGGATTATCAATTTCATTACATTACAAAAATGGTAATTTAATTAGAGCAGTCACACGTGGTGATGGAATCACAGGTGAAGATGTAACTGAAAATATAATACAAATTGATTCAATACCTCAAAAAATCAATTATTTAAGTGATATTGAAATCAGAGGGGAAGTTTACATTTCGAAGAAGACTTTAATAGAAATAAATAATAGACTTAGAAGTGAAAATAAACAAGAATTCGCTAACCCTAGAAATGCAGCTAGTGGTACTTTGCGTCAATTAGATCCAAACATAGTTAAACAAAGAAATTTAAGTGCTTTTTTATATGAAATTGTTGATCCGATTAAACATAATCTTCACTTTCAATCTGACGTAATTCAATTTATTAAAGAACTTGGGTTACCGACTCAGAATTACTTTAAGAAAGTTACTGAATTAGAAGAAATCAAAGAAGAAATTGAAAAATTTGCTGAAATAAAAAATAAATTAGATTATGACTGTGATGGATTTGTTATTAAACTTAATAACATAGACATTTGAGAAGAACTAGGATACACTGCAAAATTCCCTAGATATGCTATTGCATTTAAATTAGAAACTGAATCAGCAACAACTAAAATCAAAGAAATTAGTGCCAGTGTGGGTCGAACCGGTAAAATAACATATGTTGCAAATGTTGAATCAGTAGAGTTAAATCAGACAAATGTTCAATTTGCTACTTTACACAACTATGAATTCATTAAAGAGTTAAATTTAAATGTTAATGATGAAGTTAAGTTAATTAAAGCTGGAGAAATTATTCCTAAGGTTATTGATTTAGTTAAAAAGAACTCATATGGTGTTTATCCTAAATTATTAAATTGTCCTTCATGTAATTCTAAATTGGAATATATTGAAGAAAATGTTGACCAATTTTGCATTAATGAAAATTGTGATGAAAAGAAGGTTAGAAAATTAATCCATTTTGTCTCAAGACCAAGTTTAAATATTGTCAATTTAGGAGAAGCTAATATAAGAATTTTTTACGATTTTGGTTGAATTAAAGAAGTTTATGATATTTATAATTTAGGCCAATTTAAAGATGAGATGTTAAAGCTTAAAAGTTTCAAAGACAAAAAAATCAATAATATTCTTGAAAGTATTGAAAAAAGTAAAAATAATAAATTGTCAAAATTAATTTTTGCCTTAGGAATCAAACATATTGGTGAAAGAGCAAGTAAAATTATTGCTAAAAGAATAAGTAATATATCTGAACTTTTAACTTATGATATTGATTTACTTGAAAATGAAAATGACTTTGGAATTAAATCTGTAGAATCACTTAAAAAATGAATCGCTAATGAGCAAAATAGATTAACCATCGAAAAACTCAGTGAAATTTTCAAACCTATTGAAGTTGCTAATACTTCAAAGAAATTAGAAAACTTAACATTCGTAATTACAGGTACTTTTGAATTAAAAAGAAATGAACTTAAAGAAATTATTGAACAAAATGGTGGAACTGTATCTTCATCAGTTTCAGCTAAAACAAATTATCTTCTTTGTGGAGAAAATCCTGGTTCTAAAAGAGAAAAAGCTGAGCAGCTAAATGTATCAATTATTGATGATAAATTTTTATTTAATTTAATTAAATAA
- the rpmA gene encoding 50S ribosomal protein L27, which produces MAHTKAGGSTRNGRDSHSKRLGAKLGDGQFCTAGSIIYRQRGTKIFPGVNVQRGGDDTLFALIDGYVKYETRRNRKFASVYTEKQN; this is translated from the coding sequence ATGGCACATACGAAAGCCGGTGGTTCGACACGTAATGGTCGTGACTCACACAGTAAAAGACTTGGTGCTAAATTAGGTGACGGACAATTCTGTACAGCTGGTTCAATCATTTACCGTCAAAGAGGTACAAAGATTTTCCCAGGTGTTAATGTTCAACGTGGTGGTGATGATACATTATTTGCATTAATCGATGGATATGTTAAATATGAAACTAGAAGAAACAGAAAGTTTGCTTCAGTATATACAGAAAAACAAAATTAA
- a CDS encoding DNA-processing protein DprA, with protein sequence MREFLLYWAWICKGNNLEIFKKIKNAELVNFKLLEEIKQKLEKTNIKYITFLDSDYPNDLLQLKYPPYVLFYKGNINLLKGRELLNITGEINGSISKFTISYLNEKIFKKSTLVTNQQTDLDYEIINLFKKHKSNIIYLLASGIKSESREYGTNELILSQFPPDYHVKREHYSMRNLICAGISKRMILISTKEESKLIHLAYAFADYGKNVFCFPGIQWNDTNSELIKNGAQMITNISDVVYF encoded by the coding sequence ATGAGAGAATTTTTATTATATTGAGCATGAATATGCAAAGGAAATAATTTGGAAATCTTCAAGAAAATTAAAAATGCTGAATTAGTAAATTTTAAATTACTTGAAGAAATCAAACAAAAATTAGAAAAAACAAACATAAAATACATTACTTTTTTAGATAGCGATTATCCGAATGACTTACTACAACTTAAATATCCACCTTATGTTTTGTTTTATAAAGGAAATATTAATCTACTTAAAGGAAGGGAATTATTAAATATTACAGGAGAAATTAATGGAAGTATAAGTAAGTTTACAATTAGTTATTTGAACGAAAAGATTTTTAAGAAATCTACTTTAGTTACAAATCAACAAACAGATTTAGATTATGAAATCATTAATTTATTTAAAAAACATAAATCTAACATTATTTATCTACTTGCTAGTGGAATTAAAAGTGAATCTAGAGAATATGGTACAAATGAACTTATTTTAAGTCAATTTCCGCCTGATTATCATGTAAAGCGCGAACATTACTCAATGCGTAATTTAATTTGTGCAGGTATTTCAAAGAGAATGATTTTGATTTCCACTAAAGAAGAAAGTAAATTAATCCACTTAGCATATGCTTTTGCAGATTATGGAAAAAATGTTTTTTGTTTTCCTGGAATTCAGTGAAACGATACTAATAGTGAATTAATAAAAAATGGAGCACAAATGATAACTAATATTTCCGATGTTGTATATTTTTAG
- a CDS encoding aquaporin has protein sequence MNKTKYGIFDFFKFTKKRRQNTQEPANKQTWIKHAISEFIGTIFISMGLAGLSIYVGNKPIEHLFLLHNTIVGFFAGFIVVGLCLFFFLRWSCDLNPAVTLTRYLNGTNTGKYALMKFAMQVLGMFAAAGIIYAIGMNTSTTGIPNSPILADVAAGKAFDNVKSDDVMAGSTWIFFTELVMTAILLFPIFSPNINDKYRDLMIMFIISLSVWMGILGGSAAINPARGLAQQLPYLFNAANTGATVSNSFIGGTIAMTLGSSLAPVFYLFIQGITQKYVNPFVVYCIKFKNDRNNNMTTK, from the coding sequence ATGAATAAAACAAAATATGGAATCTTTGATTTCTTTAAATTTACAAAAAAAAGAAGACAAAACACTCAAGAACCTGCTAATAAACAAACTTGAATTAAACATGCTATATCAGAATTTATTGGAACAATCTTTATCAGTATGGGACTTGCTGGTTTAAGTATTTACGTTGGTAATAAACCAATTGAGCACTTATTTTTACTCCACAATACAATCGTAGGATTTTTTGCTGGATTTATTGTTGTTGGTTTATGCTTATTCTTCTTCTTAAGATGAAGTTGTGACTTAAACCCAGCCGTAACTTTAACAAGATACTTAAATGGAACTAACACAGGCAAATATGCATTAATGAAATTTGCTATGCAAGTTTTAGGAATGTTTGCCGCTGCAGGAATTATTTATGCTATTGGAATGAATACTTCAACAACAGGGATACCTAACTCACCAATTTTAGCTGATGTTGCTGCAGGCAAAGCTTTTGATAATGTGAAAAGTGATGATGTGATGGCTGGTTCAACTTGAATTTTCTTCACTGAATTAGTTATGACTGCAATATTATTATTCCCAATTTTTTCACCAAACATTAATGATAAATACCGTGATTTAATGATTATGTTCATCATTTCGCTTTCAGTATGAATGGGAATCCTTGGTGGTTCAGCAGCTATTAACCCAGCTCGTGGATTAGCTCAACAACTTCCATACTTATTTAATGCAGCAAACACTGGCGCAACTGTTTCAAATTCATTTATTGGCGGAACAATAGCAATGACACTTGGTTCAAGTTTAGCTCCAGTATTCTATTTATTCATCCAAGGAATTACACAAAAATATGTAAATCCTTTCGTAGTATATTGCATTAAATTCAAAAACGACAGAAATAATAATATGACAACAAAATAA
- a CDS encoding DUF2179 domain-containing protein — MNKFNKSNDNNEINTDLNFDVAKKNTIYKRTKMTNFGLPLRSFYGQKPMWQVMGITIITAIIFGVISVFFVKNVGIYNFGLAAFGQSIARLITVSMPESVAANVRNMIDQLVYWIAYIVLSIPIFIFGYKKIGKTFTNLTVIFLVVSSFISFGIGLIDGANDIYFIGDFSNKIVKNSLNEYQKSLSPIIPLLWNDGGNIIALMIYSLTYGFLLSWIFAIIQIIGGTAGVTGVIGEWYANEKQKSFASISGYMNIAIILICVAIGSYIPGSMLLKSVDKSIVQDEQVLMVLNKAWTFELYLSPNFVATVLTNFIYILVLNKLFPKFKLVRVEIFSKHYMDISERLAHDTKIVTGVTVFKGIGGYSGKEVNVVTSIALFRQVPRIIKAIRDVDSEAFISISDIASIDGHVYLPTNKF, encoded by the coding sequence TTGAATAAATTTAATAAATCAAATGATAATAATGAAATTAACACAGATCTAAATTTCGATGTTGCAAAAAAAAATACGATCTATAAAAGAACCAAAATGACAAATTTTGGTCTTCCACTAAGATCATTTTATGGTCAAAAACCAATGTGACAAGTGATGGGTATTACAATTATTACCGCTATTATTTTTGGTGTTATAAGTGTATTCTTTGTTAAAAATGTTGGTATTTATAACTTCGGATTAGCTGCATTTGGTCAATCTATTGCACGTTTAATTACTGTATCTATGCCCGAAAGTGTTGCTGCGAATGTTAGAAATATGATAGATCAACTTGTTTATTGAATAGCTTATATCGTTCTTAGTATTCCGATTTTTATTTTTGGATACAAAAAAATAGGAAAAACTTTTACGAACTTGACTGTAATATTTTTAGTTGTTTCCTCATTTATATCTTTTGGAATTGGTCTTATTGATGGTGCTAATGATATTTATTTTATTGGTGATTTTTCAAATAAAATTGTTAAAAATAGTTTAAACGAATATCAAAAATCACTTAGTCCAATCATACCTCTTCTTTGAAATGATGGTGGAAATATTATAGCTTTAATGATATACTCATTAACTTATGGATTTTTACTCTCATGAATCTTTGCGATTATCCAAATTATTGGTGGAACTGCTGGTGTTACTGGTGTTATTGGTGAATGATATGCGAACGAAAAACAAAAATCATTTGCAAGTATTTCAGGATATATGAATATTGCAATCATATTAATTTGTGTTGCAATTGGTTCTTATATTCCAGGATCTATGCTACTTAAGAGTGTGGATAAGAGCATTGTACAAGATGAACAAGTATTAATGGTTTTAAATAAAGCGTGAACTTTTGAATTATATCTTTCTCCAAACTTTGTAGCCACAGTTTTAACAAACTTCATTTATATTTTAGTATTAAATAAACTCTTCCCTAAATTCAAATTAGTTAGAGTAGAGATTTTCTCTAAACATTATATGGATATTAGTGAAAGACTTGCTCACGATACAAAAATTGTTACTGGTGTTACAGTATTTAAGGGAATTGGTGGATATTCAGGTAAAGAGGTAAATGTTGTAACCTCTATAGCATTATTTAGACAAGTTCCAAGAATCATCAAAGCAATTAGAGATGTTGACTCAGAAGCGTTCATCTCAATTTCTGATATCGCAAGTATCGATGGACATGTTTATTTACCTACTAATAAATTCTAA
- a CDS encoding ribulose phosphate epimerase, whose product MKYSQSVCALNLLKCEQQIDDLVKNGLEYMHLDFMDFHYTSSFGLNMETADYLIKKYPNVQFDAHCMTSDVELLLKKFNEIKIQRVSFPLRQASVEKLSSYRTMFSGQLGVMIESQDEIMNYVDIIKNVDFIVLMTIDKIGGTGVKLNPELLNRVKVLKQINPKLFIISDGGLRENNADLFHEAKVDVAVGGSIINTYSAKDKVEFMTWWNEKYGL is encoded by the coding sequence TTGAAATATTCACAAAGTGTATGTGCACTTAATCTGCTTAAGTGTGAACAACAAATTGATGATTTAGTCAAAAATGGACTAGAGTATATGCACCTTGATTTTATGGATTTTCATTACACATCAAGTTTTGGATTAAATATGGAAACTGCTGATTATTTAATCAAAAAATATCCTAATGTTCAATTTGATGCTCACTGTATGACTAGTGATGTTGAATTATTGCTAAAAAAATTCAATGAAATTAAAATTCAAAGAGTTTCGTTCCCACTTAGACAAGCAAGTGTTGAAAAATTAAGTAGTTATAGAACTATGTTTTCAGGACAACTTGGTGTTATGATCGAATCACAAGACGAAATCATGAATTATGTAGACATAATTAAAAATGTTGATTTTATAGTTTTAATGACAATTGATAAAATCGGCGGAACTGGCGTTAAATTAAATCCTGAGTTGTTAAACAGAGTTAAAGTTCTTAAACAAATAAATCCAAAATTGTTCATCATCAGTGATGGTGGTTTAAGAGAAAACAATGCAGATTTATTCCATGAAGCTAAAGTGGATGTTGCTGTTGGAGGATCTATAATTAATACATATTCAGCAAAAGACAAAGTTGAATTCATGACTTGATGAAACGAGAAATATGGATTATAA
- a CDS encoding YitT family protein, producing MKLREQRNRTICCENQKKSPKRLSFFNKNPKFQKHNPDCKNFVETKNDEILQEAELLKYKMGRHLLNSKERSFTFTEIIKRYWLRVLLIFFVALIFNFGAKMFLVRGDTIPSGLSGIPILINILVPETKAYYALIYLGVNLPLIFTVGLKIKRTFTVLTVLFMIFQIGTDFIFSSEVIHDFLVNSINFGPELDPDHDTWIKLLYGVLGAAFIASGIALSWKSGGSTGGTDFIVYYFSTKLKKNVALVMSIVSITTAIIFLVIFGICKPHPVTEENPHRVYFGMRELSTFTYLVVNNLIVNLLYPKYKKVKLSISCSNPTKVLAYFKLINYWHGYEINTIKSGYSGAEVHKIETVCLLFETRNIIEDVKNVDPTAWITVYPITKVVGSFNTQYVES from the coding sequence ATGAAACTAAGGGAACAAAGAAATAGAACAATTTGCTGCGAAAATCAAAAGAAATCACCAAAAAGACTTTCTTTTTTTAACAAAAATCCAAAATTTCAAAAACATAATCCAGATTGTAAAAATTTTGTTGAAACTAAAAATGATGAAATTTTACAAGAAGCAGAATTATTAAAATACAAAATGGGACGTCACCTATTAAATAGTAAAGAACGTTCGTTTACATTTACAGAAATAATTAAAAGATACTGATTAAGAGTTTTACTTATTTTTTTTGTTGCATTAATTTTTAACTTTGGAGCAAAAATGTTTTTAGTTAGAGGAGACACCATCCCTTCTGGTCTAAGTGGAATTCCTATTCTTATTAACATTTTAGTCCCCGAGACTAAAGCATATTATGCGTTAATTTATCTAGGTGTAAACCTACCACTTATTTTTACAGTTGGTCTAAAAATCAAACGAACTTTTACCGTATTAACAGTTCTATTTATGATATTCCAAATTGGTACTGACTTTATATTTAGTTCGGAAGTTATTCATGATTTTTTAGTAAATTCAATTAATTTTGGACCTGAATTAGACCCTGACCATGATACTTGAATTAAATTACTTTATGGTGTTCTTGGTGCTGCATTTATAGCAAGTGGAATAGCCTTATCATGAAAATCAGGTGGTTCAACCGGTGGAACTGATTTTATCGTATATTACTTTTCAACAAAACTTAAAAAGAATGTTGCTTTAGTAATGAGCATTGTTTCTATTACAACTGCAATTATCTTCTTAGTGATCTTCGGAATTTGTAAACCTCATCCAGTTACTGAAGAGAATCCACACAGAGTTTACTTTGGAATGAGAGAATTATCAACCTTTACTTATTTAGTTGTAAATAATTTAATCGTTAATCTACTTTACCCTAAATACAAAAAAGTTAAATTATCTATTTCATGTTCAAATCCAACAAAAGTACTTGCCTACTTTAAGTTGATTAATTACTGACATGGATATGAAATAAATACAATTAAATCAGGCTACTCAGGAGCTGAAGTTCACAAAATCGAAACAGTTTGTTTATTATTCGAAACCAGAAACATTATTGAAGATGTCAAAAATGTTGATCCAACTGCATGAATTACAGTATATCCAATTACTAAAGTTGTAGGAAGTTTTAATACACAATATGTAGAGAGCTAA
- the rplU gene encoding 50S ribosomal protein L21, which yields MKAIIETGGKQLLVEVDQTIFIEKIEGNEGDNVTFDKVLLVDSKIGQPYLTGASVTGVIEKQGKAKKIVVYRHNAKSTHKRKLGHRQPYTRVKITEIKG from the coding sequence ATGAAAGCAATCATCGAAACAGGGGGCAAACAACTTTTAGTTGAAGTTGATCAAACAATTTTCATTGAGAAAATTGAAGGAAATGAAGGAGACAACGTTACTTTTGATAAAGTATTATTAGTTGACTCTAAGATTGGTCAACCATATTTAACAGGAGCTAGCGTTACTGGTGTTATTGAAAAACAAGGTAAAGCTAAAAAAATCGTTGTATATCGTCACAATGCAAAATCAACACACAAAAGAAAACTTGGACACCGTCAACCATATACACGTGTAAAAATTACAGAAATTAAAGGATAA
- a CDS encoding ATP-binding protein, translating to MMKEIEIEIKRDLYLQKLIRKMNNGTIKIITGMRRVGKTYLLFTLFYNYLISIGIEESNILRISFEDYDNRHLSKEENLYKAISEKIEKDKKLYVLLDEIQVVENFEKVLISFLNNKNVDIYVTGSNAKFLSKDVITEFRGRGDQIQVYPLSFKEFKSVYNELDVNEAWNEYITYGGLPGVNNQDIRDKAKYLSDILNNTYIKDVIERNSIRSDEIFDNTFLILASSIGSLTNPNNIVNTFNSKHINVHYNTISNYIIYLENSFLISRARLFDIKGRKIINSENKFYFGDVGIRNVALNFRQNDESHILENIIYNELIIRGYNVDVGRIDYRNSSSNGGESHKYAEVDFVCNDFLNKVYVQVALEISTVEKMIQETNSFRRIRDSFKKIIITKHLRTHYTEEGILILNLFDFLLDDKYLLL from the coding sequence ATGATGAAAGAAATAGAAATAGAAATAAAAAGAGATTTGTACTTACAAAAATTAATTAGGAAAATGAACAATGGTACTATAAAAATAATAACCGGAATGAGAAGAGTAGGAAAGACTTATTTGCTTTTTACACTATTTTATAATTATCTAATTTCGATAGGTATAGAAGAATCAAATATATTAAGAATATCATTTGAAGATTATGATAACCGGCACTTATCCAAGGAAGAAAATCTTTATAAAGCAATAAGCGAAAAAATTGAAAAAGACAAAAAATTGTATGTTCTCCTTGATGAAATCCAAGTTGTAGAAAATTTTGAAAAAGTTTTAATAAGTTTTTTAAATAACAAAAATGTAGACATTTATGTAACAGGAAGCAATGCAAAATTTTTATCTAAGGATGTAATAACTGAATTTAGAGGACGTGGTGATCAAATTCAAGTTTATCCATTATCTTTTAAGGAATTCAAAAGTGTTTATAATGAGTTAGATGTTAACGAAGCTTGAAATGAATACATTACTTATGGTGGACTCCCTGGAGTTAATAATCAAGATATCAGAGATAAAGCAAAATATTTATCTGATATTCTTAATAACACATATATAAAAGATGTTATAGAAAGAAATTCGATAAGAAGTGATGAAATCTTTGATAATACTTTTTTAATATTAGCTTCATCAATTGGTAGTTTAACTAATCCTAATAATATAGTAAATACTTTTAATAGTAAACACATTAATGTTCATTACAATACTATTTCAAACTATATAATTTATTTAGAAAATTCATTCTTAATTAGTAGGGCAAGATTATTTGACATTAAGGGTAGAAAAATAATTAATTCTGAAAATAAGTTTTACTTTGGTGATGTTGGAATAAGAAATGTGGCACTTAATTTTAGACAGAATGATGAGTCACATATTTTAGAAAATATTATTTATAATGAGTTAATCATCAGGGGATATAATGTTGATGTTGGAAGAATTGATTATAGAAACTCTAGTAGTAATGGAGGAGAAAGCCACAAATATGCGGAAGTGGACTTTGTTTGCAATGACTTTTTAAATAAAGTTTATGTTCAAGTTGCATTAGAAATTTCAACTGTGGAAAAAATGATACAAGAAACCAACTCATTTAGAAGAATAAGGGATTCATTCAAAAAAATTATTATAACTAAACATTTAAGAACACATTATACTGAAGAGGGAATATTAATTCTTAATCTATTTGACTTTCTTCTTGATGATAAATATTTATTACTATAA